The following proteins come from a genomic window of Pyxidicoccus sp. MSG2:
- a CDS encoding sigma factor-like helix-turn-helix DNA-binding protein produces the protein MSDTPEPDSLAELLRAYVPLERRAQVAAVEGLDALLNEHLAAARAAWPTVMLPVESFLRHVARHLPAEATADVLRQLHGADLYLACACAEGNPQALRAFDQHVLQKVPPKLGALPRATVDEVLQVLRARLLMGRGEAPPKVADYSGRGPLVAWVRITASRIAGELAHRDGREELFDEPPEAFARMLSTGDPEHEMVRKDSRELLVEVLRKVLASLPERERALLRLHHLHGFTMDRLSALYGESRSGLQRQVAHARERLLKLTRAELAARMRLEGSELESLLGLVRSRLDLSLNRLLG, from the coding sequence ATGAGTGACACCCCGGAACCCGACTCCCTCGCCGAATTGCTCCGCGCGTACGTCCCGCTGGAGCGCCGCGCGCAGGTGGCGGCCGTGGAGGGCCTGGACGCCCTGCTGAACGAGCACCTCGCGGCGGCCCGGGCCGCGTGGCCCACGGTGATGCTCCCGGTGGAGTCCTTCCTGCGCCACGTGGCCCGGCACCTGCCCGCCGAGGCGACGGCGGACGTGCTGCGCCAGTTGCACGGCGCGGACCTGTATCTCGCGTGCGCCTGCGCCGAGGGCAACCCGCAGGCCCTGCGTGCCTTCGACCAGCACGTCCTCCAGAAGGTGCCCCCGAAGCTGGGCGCCCTGCCGCGCGCCACCGTGGACGAGGTGCTCCAGGTGCTTCGCGCCCGGCTGCTGATGGGCCGTGGCGAGGCGCCTCCGAAAGTCGCGGACTACTCAGGCCGGGGCCCGCTCGTGGCCTGGGTGCGCATCACCGCTTCGCGCATCGCTGGCGAACTGGCGCACCGGGACGGGCGCGAGGAGCTCTTCGACGAGCCCCCGGAAGCCTTCGCGCGGATGCTTTCCACCGGGGACCCGGAGCACGAGATGGTGCGCAAGGACTCGCGCGAGCTGCTCGTCGAGGTGCTGCGCAAGGTGCTCGCGTCCCTCCCCGAGCGCGAGCGCGCGCTCCTGCGACTGCACCACCTCCACGGCTTCACCATGGACCGGCTCTCCGCGCTGTATGGCGAGTCGCGCTCCGGCCTGCAGCGCCAGGTGGCGCACGCGCGCGAGCGGTTGCTGAAACTCACCCGCGCGGAGCTGGCCGCGCGGATGCGGCTGGAGGGCTCGGAGCTGGAGAGCCTGCTGGGCCTGGTGCGCAGCCGGCTCGACTTGAGCCTCAACCGCCTGCTGGGCTGA
- a CDS encoding YaeQ family protein — protein MTLVPTLYDFQVALSHVDRSIDQPTLVIKLARHPSETMQRAWLRVLAFCWLWEERLAFGKGLAEPDSPDIECRDYTGLVTRWVRVGKADPLKVQRAVDQNPHAKVAVVFESTQRMEAFLAEAREAKAARVSRAELVAVDADLLRELSQFDSRRIKLSVTFVGDHAYVECEGQSFDGPLTRSTP, from the coding sequence ATGACCCTCGTTCCGACGCTGTACGACTTCCAGGTCGCCCTGAGTCACGTCGACCGCTCGATTGACCAGCCCACGCTGGTCATCAAGCTCGCGCGCCACCCGTCGGAGACGATGCAGCGCGCGTGGCTGCGGGTGCTCGCGTTCTGCTGGCTGTGGGAGGAGCGGCTGGCCTTCGGCAAGGGCCTGGCCGAGCCCGACTCTCCGGACATCGAATGCCGCGACTACACGGGCCTCGTCACCCGCTGGGTGCGCGTGGGGAAGGCGGACCCGCTGAAGGTCCAGCGCGCCGTGGACCAGAACCCGCACGCGAAGGTCGCCGTGGTGTTCGAGTCCACCCAGCGCATGGAGGCCTTCCTCGCCGAGGCGCGAGAGGCGAAGGCGGCACGCGTCTCCAGGGCGGAGCTCGTCGCGGTGGATGCGGACCTGCTGCGCGAGCTCTCCCAGTTCGACTCGCGGCGCATCAAGCTGTCGGTGACCTTCGTCGGCGACCACGCCTATGTCGAGTGCGAGGGGCAGAGCTTCGACGGTCCGCTCACCCGCTCCACTCCGTGA
- a CDS encoding PilZ domain-containing protein, whose protein sequence is MSETNSPSDRRRFPRLAAPLYARPARLRRVDWQQVLDASLGGVRIYSDEEFSAKIPLELDLFLKDGTTLSCVARVAWTKKLPVDAVARFEVGLAFTEASPAMLDQLKTVLVPEEEGSPDSP, encoded by the coding sequence GTGAGCGAGACCAACTCCCCGTCAGACCGCCGCCGCTTCCCCCGACTCGCGGCGCCACTGTATGCACGCCCGGCACGGCTGAGGCGCGTGGACTGGCAGCAGGTGCTGGACGCCAGCCTCGGCGGTGTGCGCATCTACTCCGACGAGGAGTTCAGCGCGAAAATCCCCCTGGAGCTGGACCTGTTCCTCAAGGACGGCACGACGCTGAGCTGCGTGGCGCGCGTGGCATGGACGAAGAAGCTCCCCGTCGACGCGGTGGCCCGCTTCGAGGTGGGCCTCGCCTTCACCGAGGCGTCGCCCGCGATGCTGGACCAGCTCAAGACGGTGCTCGTCCCCGAGGAAGAGGGCAGCCCGGACTCGCCGTAG
- a CDS encoding LysR substrate-binding domain-containing protein, with amino-acid sequence MNLAPHPFTLRQLQYVVAVADSLSFRKAAERCHVSQPSLSAQIAQLEGVLGVQLFERDQRRVLLTAVGTELAERARRLLVDVEALTEAARRAGDPLSGTLRLGIIPTVSPYLLPAVTPALRKHFPRLTVRWLEDKTEALTRELERGGLDAALVALETGLGDVESAVLAEDPFFLVTPKDHPLGQKKGEASPSELRGQDVLLLDEGHCFREQALALCSKARAHELEFRATSLPTLTQMIASGAGVTLLPSLAVATEVKRSELRVRPFADPAPKRTLALIWRKRSPFTGALKEVAGAMRDAWPRK; translated from the coding sequence ATGAACCTCGCGCCCCACCCCTTCACGCTGCGACAGCTCCAGTACGTGGTCGCGGTGGCGGACTCGCTGAGCTTCCGGAAGGCGGCGGAACGCTGCCACGTGTCCCAGCCGTCGCTGAGCGCCCAGATTGCCCAGCTCGAGGGCGTGCTGGGGGTGCAGCTGTTCGAGAGAGACCAGCGCCGCGTGTTGTTGACCGCCGTGGGGACGGAGCTGGCCGAGCGTGCGAGGCGGCTGCTGGTGGACGTGGAGGCCCTCACCGAAGCGGCCCGGCGGGCGGGAGACCCGCTCAGCGGCACCCTGCGGCTGGGCATCATCCCCACCGTGTCGCCCTACCTGCTGCCGGCGGTGACGCCCGCGCTGCGCAAGCACTTCCCCCGGCTCACCGTGCGCTGGCTGGAGGACAAGACGGAGGCACTGACACGCGAGCTGGAGCGGGGCGGGCTGGACGCCGCGCTCGTCGCGCTGGAGACCGGGCTGGGTGACGTGGAGTCAGCGGTGCTCGCGGAGGACCCGTTCTTCCTCGTGACGCCGAAGGACCACCCGCTGGGCCAGAAGAAGGGCGAGGCCTCTCCATCGGAACTCCGCGGACAGGACGTGCTGCTCCTGGACGAGGGGCACTGCTTCCGGGAGCAGGCGCTCGCCCTGTGCTCCAAGGCGCGCGCACATGAATTGGAGTTCCGCGCGACGAGCCTTCCCACGCTGACGCAGATGATTGCCTCGGGCGCGGGCGTCACCCTGCTGCCGTCGCTGGCGGTGGCCACCGAGGTGAAGCGCTCGGAGCTGCGGGTGCGCCCCTTCGCGGACCCGGCCCCCAAGCGGACGCTGGCCCTCATCTGGAGGAAGCGCTCGCCCTTCACGGGCGCGCTCAAAGAGGTGGCCGGGGCCATGAGGGACGCGTGGCCCCGGAAGTAG
- a CDS encoding M20/M25/M40 family metallo-hydrolase, with product MKRCLLPCLVLVACATPPSSVPTVEPVATSSPLPQEVRLADLRQLTFGGENAEAYWSFDGTQLSLQARHEGMGCDRIYRMAIDPAGAKPTVTPVSSGQGATTCSHFLPGDQELIYASTHLGGEACPPRPDHSMGYVWALYDTYDIFKTRADGTGELARLTETKGYDAEGTVCAKDGSIIFTSVRDGDLELYRMDRDGKNVRRLTNTPGYDGGAFFNADCTKIVWRASRPHAGKELEDYQGLLARGLVRPTKLELYVANADGSEAKQITWLNAASFAPFFHPNGRRILFSSNYGDPKGREFDIWAVDVDGSNLERITHAPGFDGFPMFSPDGKWLAFSSNRATAPGKSDTNLFLARWVDDAKPVTEATATDRIKQDVTFLAAPEREGRGIGTTGLEAAGQHIEQRFQSLGLSPAGDGGTFRQVFPVTTAVKPGAGTQVTLGGTQVPADAYTVLGFSAQGVAQGPLVFAGYGIVEPSLKVDDYAKQSVKGKLVVVRRFVPDTATFSDTDKQRRFGDLRYKAWVAAQRGAKALLVVDWPEAPTPPQKDWQLPSEASLPGLSPEGHGDAGIPVVVVKRAALAPLMDALTRGKRVEARVETRLDFEKRDAFNVVGLLSAGEGKLPGAIVIGAHYDHLGLGGRFSLAPDRHEPHGGADDNASGVAGLLEIARTLAEQRTKLQRDVFFVAFSGEETGVLGSTYFTRQRGDAGMKDIAAMLNLDMVGRLRSGGLTVLGAESAGEWGPLISAACEQARVPCSPSGDGYGPSDHSPFYAAGVPVLHFFTGAHSDYHKPSDTVDTLNVAGTERVARIVSTVALSLDGKTALTYRKVPSPAPRGDMRSFNASLGTVPDYAGPPEGQKGMLLAGVRAGGAADQAGMKRGDILVRLGKSVIGGVEDLMFVLNTSKPGETVRAVVLRDGKEVPLEVTFQESKRPR from the coding sequence ATGAAGCGTTGCCTCCTGCCCTGTCTCGTCCTCGTTGCCTGCGCCACGCCGCCGAGCTCCGTGCCCACCGTGGAGCCCGTGGCCACCTCGTCGCCGCTTCCCCAGGAGGTTCGGCTGGCCGACCTGCGCCAGCTCACCTTCGGGGGAGAGAACGCGGAGGCCTACTGGTCCTTCGACGGCACGCAGCTCTCCCTCCAGGCCCGGCACGAGGGGATGGGGTGTGACCGCATCTACCGCATGGCCATCGACCCGGCGGGCGCGAAGCCCACGGTGACACCGGTGTCGAGCGGGCAGGGCGCGACGACGTGCTCGCACTTCCTGCCGGGAGACCAGGAGCTCATCTACGCCTCCACGCACCTGGGCGGCGAGGCGTGCCCGCCGCGCCCGGACCACTCCATGGGCTACGTCTGGGCGCTCTACGACACCTACGACATCTTCAAGACGCGCGCGGACGGCACGGGCGAGCTGGCCCGGCTGACGGAGACGAAGGGCTACGACGCGGAGGGCACCGTCTGCGCGAAGGACGGCTCCATCATCTTCACCTCCGTGCGGGATGGAGACCTGGAGCTGTACCGCATGGACCGGGACGGGAAGAACGTCCGGCGGCTCACGAATACGCCCGGCTATGACGGTGGCGCGTTCTTCAACGCGGACTGCACGAAGATTGTCTGGCGCGCCTCGCGCCCGCACGCGGGCAAGGAACTGGAGGACTACCAGGGTCTGCTGGCCCGGGGGCTGGTGCGGCCCACGAAGCTGGAGCTGTACGTGGCCAACGCGGACGGCTCGGAAGCGAAGCAGATTACGTGGCTCAACGCCGCCTCCTTCGCGCCGTTCTTCCACCCCAACGGGCGGCGCATCCTCTTCTCGTCCAACTACGGCGACCCGAAGGGCCGCGAGTTCGACATCTGGGCGGTGGACGTCGACGGCTCCAACCTGGAGCGCATCACCCACGCCCCCGGCTTCGACGGCTTCCCCATGTTCTCCCCCGACGGGAAGTGGCTGGCGTTCTCCAGCAACCGCGCCACCGCGCCCGGGAAGAGCGACACCAACCTCTTCCTCGCGCGCTGGGTGGACGACGCGAAGCCCGTCACCGAGGCGACGGCCACGGACCGCATCAAGCAGGACGTCACCTTCCTCGCGGCCCCGGAGCGTGAGGGGCGCGGCATCGGCACCACCGGACTGGAGGCGGCGGGCCAGCACATCGAGCAGCGTTTCCAGTCGCTCGGCCTTTCGCCCGCGGGGGACGGCGGCACGTTCCGCCAGGTGTTCCCGGTGACGACGGCGGTGAAGCCGGGTGCGGGCACACAGGTGACGCTCGGCGGGACGCAGGTGCCGGCGGACGCGTACACGGTGCTCGGGTTCTCCGCGCAGGGCGTGGCGCAGGGGCCGCTGGTGTTCGCCGGCTACGGCATCGTCGAGCCGTCGCTGAAGGTGGACGACTACGCGAAGCAGTCGGTGAAGGGGAAGCTCGTGGTGGTGCGGCGCTTCGTGCCGGACACGGCCACGTTCTCCGACACCGACAAGCAGCGGCGCTTCGGGGACCTGCGCTACAAGGCGTGGGTCGCCGCGCAGCGAGGCGCGAAGGCGCTCCTCGTCGTCGACTGGCCCGAGGCCCCCACGCCGCCCCAGAAGGACTGGCAGTTGCCGTCCGAGGCGTCGCTGCCCGGCCTGTCGCCCGAGGGCCACGGTGACGCTGGCATCCCCGTGGTGGTGGTGAAGCGCGCGGCCCTGGCGCCGCTGATGGACGCGCTGACGCGGGGCAAGCGCGTCGAGGCCCGCGTCGAGACGCGGCTCGACTTCGAGAAGCGCGACGCCTTCAACGTCGTGGGCCTGCTGTCGGCGGGAGAGGGGAAGCTGCCCGGCGCCATCGTGATTGGCGCGCACTACGACCACCTGGGCCTGGGCGGACGCTTCTCGCTCGCGCCGGACCGGCACGAGCCGCATGGTGGAGCGGACGACAACGCCTCTGGCGTCGCGGGCCTGCTCGAAATCGCGCGCACCCTCGCGGAGCAGCGCACGAAGCTCCAGCGCGACGTGTTCTTCGTGGCCTTCTCCGGCGAGGAGACGGGCGTGCTCGGGTCCACGTACTTCACGCGGCAGCGCGGCGACGCGGGGATGAAGGACATCGCGGCCATGCTCAACCTGGACATGGTGGGCCGGCTGCGCTCGGGCGGGCTGACGGTGCTGGGAGCCGAGTCGGCCGGGGAGTGGGGGCCGCTCATCTCCGCCGCCTGTGAGCAGGCCCGCGTGCCCTGCTCGCCCAGTGGCGACGGCTATGGCCCGAGCGACCACTCGCCGTTCTACGCGGCCGGCGTCCCGGTGCTGCACTTCTTCACGGGGGCGCACTCGGACTACCACAAGCCCTCGGACACGGTGGACACCCTCAACGTCGCGGGCACGGAGCGGGTGGCTCGCATCGTCTCCACCGTGGCGCTGTCGCTGGACGGGAAGACGGCGCTCACCTACCGGAAGGTGCCGTCCCCGGCGCCGCGGGGAGACATGCGCAGCTTCAACGCCTCGCTCGGCACCGTGCCGGACTACGCGGGCCCGCCGGAGGGGCAGAAGGGCATGTTGCTCGCGGGCGTGCGGGCCGGGGGCGCGGCGGACCAGGCGGGCATGAAGCGGGGCGACATCCTCGTGCGGCTCGGCAAGAGCGTGATTGGTGGCGTGGAGGATTTGATGTTCGTGCTCAACACCTCCAAGCCCGGCGAGACGGTGCGGGCCGTGGTCCTCCGCGACGGGAAGGAAGTGCCGCTGGAGGTGACGTTCCAGGAGAGCAAGCGGCCTCGCTGA